Proteins from one Elgaria multicarinata webbii isolate HBS135686 ecotype San Diego chromosome 3, rElgMul1.1.pri, whole genome shotgun sequence genomic window:
- the WNT10B gene encoding protein Wnt-10b — MAIRNPRLNTCLFTACLCLWRGILGHDFLGPKAVAEPVLTPNTVCMTLPWLSRRQLGLCTRSPEATASALQGVHLAIHECQHQLQERRWDCSDLSSGGTVLLNSPILKRGFRESAFAFSLLAAGVTHAVATACSLGELQSCGCAGQGNENQKLKLSQLQTLSRGKGLPPMPSSLWGEPGPQDTWEWGGCSADFDYAQKFARHFLDPRGKPRDAHARMQLHSHRVGRKAVSELGQRRCKCHGPSGSCQFRTCWLAVPDFQHVGSNLKERMDNAILLRPHNSNSGAFRPRLHRSRLAKNLIFYEPSPDFCEPDPSLGSSGTHGRPCVKGSARPDGCGSLCCGRGHNVLQEEHAHRCHCRFHWCCHVQCEECPATEWVSVCK, encoded by the exons ATGGCTATAAGGAACCCTCGCCTGAATACTTGCCTGTTTACTGCCTGCCTGTGTCTTTGGAGAGG GATCCTTGGCCATGACTTCCTAGGGCCAAAGGCGGTGGCGGAACCCGTCCTTACTCCCAACACCGTATGCATGACCCTCCCCTGGCTGAGCCGGCGCCAACTCGGGCTCTGCACGCGCAGCCCGGAAGCGACGGCCTCGGCTCTCCAGGGCGTCCACCTTGCCATCCATGAATGCCAGCACCAGCTGCAAGAGAGGCGTTGGGATTGCTCTGACCTGAGCAGTGGTGGCACCGTGCTTCTCAACAGCCCCATTCTGAAGAGAG GCTTCCGGGAAAGCGCCTTTGCCTTCTCCTTGCTGGCAGCTGGGGTAACTCATGCAGTGGCCACAGCTTGTAGCCTTGGGGAGCTGCAGAGCTGCGGCTGTGCCGGGCAAGGGAACGAGAACCAGAAGCTGAAGCTCAGCCAGCTGCAGACACTCAGCCGGGGCAAGGGCCTGCCCCCGATGCCGTCTTCACTGTGGGGGGAGCCTGGTCCCCAGGACACCTGGGAGTGGGGGGGCTGCAGTGCAGACTTTGACTATGCCCAGAAATTTGCCCGGCACTTTTTGGACCCTCGAGGAAAACCACGCGATGCTCACGCCCGGATGCAACTGCACAGCCACCGTGTAGGCAGGAAG GCTGTGTCAGAGCTGGGCCAGCGAAGGTGTAAATGTCATGGCCCTTCGGGGAGCTGCCAATTCCGGACATGTTGGCTGGCAGTGCCTGATTTCCAGCATGTGGGTTCCAATTTGAAAGAGCGCATGGACAACGCCATACTCCTGCGGCCACACAATAGCAACTCGGGAGCCTTTCGGCCGCGGCTCCACCGTTCTCGCCTAGCCAAGAATCTCATCTTCTATGAACCCTCACCTGATTTTTGTGAGCCTGACCCAAGCCTGGGCTCCTCGGGCACCCATGGCCGCCCATGTGTCAAAGGCAGTGCACGGCCGGACGGCTGCGGCAGCCTGTGCTGTGGCCGTGGCCACAATGTGTTGCAGGAGGAGCATGCCCACCGTTGCCACTGCCGCTTCCACTGGTGCTGCCATGTGCAGTGCGAAGAGTGCCCTGCCACTGAGTGGGTGAGCGTCTGCAAATGA